In Caproicibacterium amylolyticum, a genomic segment contains:
- the miaB gene encoding tRNA (N6-isopentenyl adenosine(37)-C2)-methylthiotransferase MiaB — MAEQLDTQTAAGQHYTEQLREIMQVRKRGEVPLAFVHTYGCQQNVADSEKIKGMLEKMGFAFTDTPENADFILFNTCAVREHAEDRVFGNVGALKNIKRRFPGVIIALCGCMMEQEHVAQRIHDSYPFVNLLFGTHQICNFPQLLFTCITDSTRVFARGGEEQDKEIAENLPIHRDGKTKAWLTVMYGCDNFCSYCVVPYVRGRERSRTPKAVQAEFEGLVRQGYKDITLLGQNVNSYGKKPDCGVNFAQLLKRLDAVPGDYRIRFMTSHPKDCTHELLDVMAAGKHIAHHLHLPFQSGNDRVLKEMNRHYDRAKYLELIAYARSVMPDLSLTSDVIVGFPGETYEEFKDTVSLIEKVGFTSLFTFIFSPREGTRAEKMPDPIPAEEKSRWFQELCAAQEQIAAKRCASAVGTVQRVLVEEKNPKTGLLTGRTGGNVVVDFPGEESLCGTFQMVKITAARNWILTGELCG; from the coding sequence TTGGCAGAACAGCTTGATACACAGACTGCCGCAGGGCAGCACTATACAGAGCAGCTGCGGGAAATTATGCAGGTGCGAAAGCGCGGGGAAGTGCCGCTTGCTTTTGTGCATACCTACGGCTGCCAGCAAAACGTGGCAGACAGTGAAAAAATCAAGGGCATGCTGGAAAAGATGGGCTTTGCCTTTACGGATACGCCGGAAAATGCCGATTTTATTCTGTTTAACACCTGCGCCGTACGAGAGCACGCAGAAGATCGTGTTTTCGGCAACGTCGGTGCGCTCAAAAACATCAAACGGCGGTTTCCCGGCGTCATCATTGCCCTGTGCGGCTGCATGATGGAGCAGGAACACGTTGCTCAGCGGATTCATGACAGTTATCCGTTTGTCAACCTGCTGTTTGGCACACATCAGATATGCAATTTTCCGCAACTGCTGTTCACCTGTATTACGGACAGCACACGTGTTTTTGCGCGCGGCGGAGAAGAACAAGATAAAGAAATTGCAGAAAACTTGCCGATTCACCGCGACGGCAAAACAAAGGCGTGGCTGACGGTTATGTACGGCTGTGACAATTTCTGCTCTTACTGTGTAGTGCCGTATGTGCGCGGGCGCGAACGTTCCCGCACACCGAAAGCGGTGCAGGCGGAGTTTGAAGGACTGGTGCGGCAGGGTTACAAGGACATTACCCTGCTGGGGCAGAACGTCAATTCCTATGGCAAAAAGCCGGACTGCGGTGTGAACTTTGCGCAGCTTTTAAAGCGTCTGGACGCAGTACCGGGGGACTACCGCATCCGCTTCATGACCAGCCACCCGAAGGACTGTACTCATGAACTGCTGGACGTTATGGCGGCGGGCAAACACATTGCACACCACCTGCATCTGCCGTTTCAGTCCGGCAATGACCGCGTGCTGAAAGAAATGAACCGGCACTATGACCGTGCAAAGTATTTGGAACTGATTGCGTACGCCAGAAGTGTGATGCCGGATTTGAGTTTGACCAGCGATGTAATTGTCGGTTTCCCCGGCGAAACCTACGAAGAATTCAAGGACACGGTTTCGCTGATTGAAAAAGTTGGCTTTACCAGCCTGTTTACGTTTATTTTCTCGCCGCGTGAAGGGACTCGCGCTGAAAAAATGCCGGATCCGATTCCAGCGGAAGAAAAGTCCCGTTGGTTTCAGGAACTGTGCGCAGCGCAGGAACAGATTGCGGCAAAGCGCTGTGCGTCTGCGGTCGGCACAGTGCAGCGGGTACTGGTGGAAGAAAAGAACCCCAAAACCGGTTTGCTCACCGGGCGCACCGGCGGCAACGTGGTAGTTGATTTTCCGGGTGAAGAGTCGCTGTGCGGTACTTTCCAGATGGTGAAAATCACCGCCGCACGCAACTGGATTTTAACCGGCGAACTCTGCGGGTAA
- a CDS encoding YlbF family regulator, with the protein MDVIEATRELGKALQADPRFTRMQEVGAQCDKDKELQEMVGEFNLKRMNLNNEMQKKPQDEEKVNKLNAELQEVYKKVMANPNMIIYNAAQQEMDTLLKRVYGIISKCADGEDPATADYDACTHDCTSCGGCH; encoded by the coding sequence ATGGACGTTATTGAAGCAACCAGAGAACTTGGCAAGGCACTGCAGGCAGACCCCCGTTTCACAAGAATGCAGGAAGTTGGCGCACAGTGCGACAAAGATAAGGAACTGCAGGAAATGGTCGGCGAGTTTAACCTCAAGCGTATGAACCTGAACAACGAAATGCAGAAAAAGCCGCAGGACGAAGAAAAGGTAAACAAGCTCAATGCGGAACTGCAGGAAGTTTACAAAAAGGTTATGGCGAACCCGAACATGATTATCTACAACGCGGCGCAGCAGGAAATGGATACACTGCTCAAGCGTGTTTACGGCATTATCTCCAAATGTGCGGACGGCGAAGACCCGGCTACTGCAGATTATGACGCCTGCACCCATGACTGCACCAGCTGTGGTGGCTGCCACTAA
- the mutS gene encoding DNA mismatch repair protein MutS codes for MANLSPMMKQYFDIKKQYPDTILFFRLGDFYEMFYDDAKLASRELDLTLTGRDCGQEERAPMCGVPFHSYETYLAKLVAKGYKVAICEQMEDPALAKGLVKRDIIRVVTPGTVLESSMLDESRNNYICSVYVRGNTAGVCFADISTGELYATVLTAELAEQLKNELSRYSPSEILVNSAVLDFTQLPDFIRNRLSASLELLEDGEYEQQKTTEEVQKQFGGKTLEDLELADKPELTAALGALFSYLHRTQRTGIERIASVQLYSGAQYMKLDLSARRNLELIETMRSKEKRGSLLWVLDKTHTPMGKRLIRTWMEQPLLSPAAISRRLNAVEELTGDAVLRDEIAEELSGIHDLERVMSRVVYGSANGRELRSLESTARRLPPLRSAIKGVQSQLLCSILENIDPLSDIADLVDRAIVEEPPFSLREGGIIRSGFSEELDLLKGDMSSGRGILADIEAKERERTGIPKLKVGYNRVFGYYIEVSNAYKEQVPPEYIRKQTLTNCERFITPELKDLEGRILGAHDKSVQLEHSLFEQVRKEIAGQMERVQHTAVAIAQLDVLLSFAQVSVDNQYTRPIVDMSGKLELRESRHPVVEALLNAPFVPNDVTLDKDENRVAIITGPNMAGKSTYMRQVALITIMAQIGCFVPAASARVGIADAIFTRVGASDDLAAGQSTFMVEMAEVADILKNATSNSLVILDEIGRGTSTYDGMSIARAVVEFVANKRTLGAKTLFATHYHELTVLEDLLDGVKNYNIACKKHGDDITFLRRIVRGGADESYGIEVAKLAGVPNKVVKRAKQILAELTSAAPAVPQSRKLAKQEEAVPLQMTLTPPGEAEALERLRQIDVNTLTPIECMNELFELAKMVKGGS; via the coding sequence ATGGCAAATCTTTCGCCAATGATGAAGCAGTACTTTGACATTAAAAAGCAGTATCCGGACACGATCCTGTTCTTTCGTCTAGGCGATTTTTATGAAATGTTCTATGACGACGCAAAGCTGGCGTCCCGTGAGCTGGACCTCACTCTGACCGGGCGCGACTGCGGGCAGGAGGAACGCGCACCCATGTGCGGTGTACCGTTCCACAGCTATGAAACGTATCTTGCGAAGCTGGTGGCAAAGGGCTACAAAGTCGCTATTTGTGAGCAGATGGAGGACCCGGCACTTGCCAAAGGTCTGGTGAAGCGCGACATTATCCGCGTAGTAACCCCCGGTACCGTTTTGGAAAGCAGTATGCTCGACGAATCCCGAAACAACTATATTTGCTCTGTCTACGTCCGCGGGAATACCGCGGGCGTCTGTTTTGCGGACATTTCTACGGGCGAACTTTATGCAACGGTACTGACGGCGGAACTTGCAGAGCAGCTGAAAAATGAGCTTTCCCGCTACTCTCCAAGTGAAATTCTGGTCAACAGCGCGGTGCTGGACTTTACCCAACTGCCTGACTTTATCCGCAACCGGCTGTCAGCCAGTCTGGAACTGCTGGAAGACGGCGAGTATGAGCAGCAAAAGACTACAGAGGAAGTGCAGAAACAATTCGGAGGCAAAACGCTGGAGGATTTAGAGCTGGCGGACAAGCCGGAACTGACAGCAGCATTAGGTGCGCTGTTTTCCTATCTGCACCGCACCCAGCGTACGGGAATTGAGCGAATTGCTTCTGTGCAGCTGTACAGCGGTGCGCAGTACATGAAGCTGGACCTCAGCGCGCGGCGCAATCTGGAACTGATTGAAACCATGCGCAGCAAGGAAAAGCGCGGTTCTCTGCTTTGGGTGCTTGACAAGACCCATACGCCTATGGGCAAGCGTTTGATTCGCACATGGATGGAACAGCCGCTGTTAAGCCCTGCTGCCATTAGCCGCCGCCTGAACGCGGTGGAGGAATTGACCGGTGACGCGGTGCTGCGGGATGAGATTGCCGAGGAACTCTCCGGCATCCATGACTTGGAGCGCGTGATGTCCCGCGTGGTATATGGCAGCGCAAATGGACGGGAGCTGCGTTCCCTGGAAAGTACTGCACGCCGCCTGCCGCCGCTGCGCTCTGCCATCAAAGGGGTACAGTCCCAGCTGCTTTGTTCAATTCTGGAGAACATTGACCCGCTTTCTGACATTGCAGATTTGGTCGACCGCGCGATTGTGGAGGAGCCGCCGTTTTCCCTGCGTGAGGGCGGCATCATCAGATCCGGCTTCAGTGAGGAACTGGACCTGCTCAAGGGCGATATGAGCAGCGGACGCGGGATTTTGGCGGATATTGAAGCAAAAGAGCGCGAGCGCACCGGAATACCAAAGCTGAAAGTCGGCTACAACCGCGTGTTTGGGTACTACATAGAAGTATCGAATGCCTACAAAGAACAAGTGCCGCCGGAGTATATCCGCAAGCAGACTCTGACAAACTGTGAGCGCTTTATTACGCCGGAACTGAAAGATCTGGAGGGCCGTATTCTTGGCGCACACGATAAAAGCGTGCAGCTGGAGCATTCGCTTTTTGAGCAGGTGCGCAAGGAAATCGCGGGGCAGATGGAGCGTGTGCAGCATACGGCTGTTGCAATTGCGCAGCTGGACGTGCTGCTCTCCTTTGCGCAGGTCAGTGTGGATAATCAGTATACCCGTCCAATCGTAGATATGAGTGGAAAACTGGAACTGCGTGAAAGCCGCCATCCGGTCGTAGAAGCGCTGCTGAACGCGCCTTTTGTACCGAATGATGTAACACTGGACAAAGACGAAAACCGCGTTGCCATCATTACAGGGCCGAATATGGCGGGTAAATCCACCTACATGCGGCAGGTGGCGCTGATTACGATTATGGCGCAGATTGGCTGTTTTGTGCCGGCGGCCTCTGCGCGGGTCGGTATTGCGGACGCAATTTTTACCCGTGTGGGTGCATCGGATGACCTTGCGGCGGGGCAGTCTACTTTCATGGTGGAAATGGCAGAGGTCGCGGACATTTTGAAGAATGCAACCTCCAACAGTCTGGTGATTCTGGACGAAATCGGCCGCGGTACTTCCACTTACGATGGCATGAGCATTGCGCGTGCGGTGGTGGAGTTTGTTGCAAACAAGCGGACGCTGGGTGCAAAAACGCTTTTTGCGACCCATTACCACGAACTGACCGTTTTGGAGGATTTGCTGGATGGCGTAAAAAATTATAATATTGCCTGCAAAAAGCACGGCGACGACATTACATTTTTGCGGCGAATTGTGCGCGGCGGTGCGGACGAAAGCTACGGCATTGAAGTGGCGAAGCTTGCCGGTGTGCCGAATAAAGTGGTAAAGCGCGCTAAGCAGATTCTGGCGGAACTGACCAGCGCGGCACCGGCGGTTCCGCAGAGCCGGAAGCTCGCAAAGCAGGAGGAAGCGGTGCCTTTACAAATGACGCTGACACCGCCAGGTGAAGCGGAAGCGTTGGAGCGTCTGCGTCAGATAGATGTAAACACCCTGACACCGATTGAATGTATGAATGAACTGTTTGAACTTGCCAAGATGGTCAAAGGAGGAAGCTGA
- a CDS encoding GNAT family N-acetyltransferase translates to MSVTVRLMTAKDYEAAAPMLCGIQNVHAKARPDQFVICNEFSREKFEKTLAESYAFLAEADGKPAGYCIMTEKHFDGKEGITVPHSLAFVEDLFVKSEFRRQGIGELLMKTMQDKAKERKLGHFELKVWCFNEGAIHLYEKLGFRPKYLCMELPDGLAEE, encoded by the coding sequence ATGTCTGTAACAGTACGGTTAATGACGGCAAAAGATTACGAGGCGGCGGCACCGATGCTTTGCGGAATTCAAAATGTGCACGCAAAGGCGCGGCCCGACCAGTTTGTAATATGTAACGAATTTTCCCGTGAAAAATTCGAAAAAACTTTGGCGGAATCCTATGCCTTTTTAGCGGAAGCGGACGGAAAACCGGCGGGCTACTGTATTATGACCGAAAAACACTTTGACGGCAAGGAAGGTATAACAGTACCGCACTCCCTTGCGTTTGTGGAAGATTTGTTTGTCAAATCAGAATTTCGCAGGCAGGGCATCGGCGAACTGCTGATGAAAACCATGCAGGATAAAGCAAAAGAACGCAAATTGGGACACTTTGAATTGAAGGTTTGGTGTTTTAATGAAGGTGCGATTCATTTGTACGAAAAGCTCGGTTTCCGGCCGAAATACCTCTGCATGGAATTGCCGGACGGTTTGGCGGAGGAATAA
- a CDS encoding HD domain-containing protein has translation MQLDKERLQVILRNELEGQQDSAGRGVWTVDHCIRSAELALQLRQAAGLPETLDELVYTAALFHDVSHDSAEHNGHAAAGAKRMRKLLTGVVGDMLLEQAVQIVHIHDDRKPEDGRSDAAHLVQDADMIDHFGTLCIWATFGYSALHGRNLQDSLEHLQRDREKCIGYIKLMHFEVSRAELSRRLNAQQAFFELAQKESSGMLTN, from the coding sequence ATGCAACTCGATAAAGAAAGACTGCAGGTAATTTTGCGAAACGAATTGGAAGGGCAGCAGGACAGTGCCGGCCGCGGTGTTTGGACGGTTGACCACTGCATTCGCTCAGCGGAACTGGCACTTCAGCTTCGGCAGGCTGCCGGACTGCCCGAAACTTTGGACGAGCTGGTTTACACAGCGGCACTGTTCCATGATGTTTCGCATGACAGTGCAGAGCACAATGGCCATGCCGCCGCAGGCGCAAAACGGATGCGGAAGCTTTTGACCGGTGTGGTGGGGGATATGCTGCTGGAGCAGGCGGTGCAGATTGTCCACATACACGACGACCGCAAACCGGAGGACGGCCGCAGCGACGCGGCACATTTGGTGCAGGACGCGGACATGATTGACCACTTTGGTACGCTCTGTATCTGGGCAACCTTTGGCTATTCTGCCCTGCACGGCAGAAATTTACAGGACTCGCTGGAACATTTGCAGCGTGACCGTGAGAAATGCATAGGTTACATAAAACTTATGCACTTTGAGGTTTCCAGAGCGGAGCTTTCGCGCCGTCTGAACGCACAGCAGGCCTTTTTTGAGCTTGCACAGAAAGAGTCCAGCGGAATGCTGACAAATTAA
- the mutL gene encoding DNA mismatch repair endonuclease MutL, protein MPKINVLDKHVAELIAAGEVVERPASVIKELTENTIDAGATAVTVEIKHGGITFMRVTDNGCGIAREDVPLAFLRHATSKVSSQEDLSHIGTLGFRGEALASIAAVAHVELLTRTEGELAGTRYLISGGEEEACEDAGCAQGTTFVMRDLFYNTPARMKFLKKDVTEGNASAAVVDHAALSHPEVAFRFLRDGKETLHTPGDGKLKNSVFAVFGREFTQGLIPVKYELNGVKVWGYISKPVASRPNRSMQNFFLNGRYVKSKTAMVAMEEAFKGSLMVGRFPACVLHLQVDFSAVDVNVHPSKIEIRFMNEKPIFEAVYHGVKTALQQEDAPSVLKLNPAQTQTKPVLLNAPVSPVQQVPLMPVKGGVPAVHDSATFERREALKTPENTDEFPVKLETLQTENLFEKARQSDEQIFAEKGNRFTDRIESMPPQLQPDAVTDSKPQLAQKSLKTDTEEAADPEPYSAQNTDEVPLKLVGEAFSTYILVQQGDDELRVIDKHAAHERMLYEKLKAEASEPEQQLLLAPVAVTLSKEEYSAILQNLEVLAKAGFEVEDFGSGTVLVRSVPVMLQEDLQAAVEEIAGYLAESRTSILTEKLDWLYHNIACRAAIKAGDESTPMELAQLVTRLEKEDIRYCPHGRPVSIVLKRRDLEHQFGRI, encoded by the coding sequence ATGCCAAAAATTAATGTATTGGATAAGCACGTTGCGGAGCTGATTGCAGCGGGCGAGGTTGTGGAGCGGCCTGCCTCTGTGATTAAGGAACTGACAGAAAATACGATTGATGCAGGTGCTACGGCGGTGACAGTGGAAATTAAACATGGCGGGATTACCTTTATGCGTGTAACGGACAACGGCTGCGGAATTGCCCGCGAAGACGTGCCGCTGGCATTTCTGCGCCACGCAACCAGCAAGGTGAGCAGTCAGGAGGATCTGTCACATATCGGTACGCTGGGCTTCCGCGGGGAAGCGCTGGCTTCGATTGCGGCGGTTGCGCATGTAGAACTGCTTACCCGCACAGAAGGGGAACTTGCCGGCACACGCTACTTGATTTCCGGTGGGGAAGAGGAAGCCTGTGAGGATGCCGGCTGTGCGCAGGGTACTACCTTTGTAATGCGAGACCTCTTTTACAATACACCCGCGCGCATGAAATTCCTGAAAAAAGATGTGACCGAGGGCAACGCTTCCGCGGCGGTAGTAGACCACGCGGCCCTGTCACACCCGGAGGTCGCTTTTCGCTTTCTGCGCGACGGCAAAGAAACCCTGCATACGCCCGGTGACGGTAAACTGAAAAATTCTGTTTTTGCAGTTTTCGGCAGGGAGTTTACGCAGGGGCTGATTCCGGTCAAATACGAGCTGAACGGCGTAAAAGTTTGGGGCTATATCAGCAAACCCGTTGCATCCCGCCCGAACCGCAGTATGCAGAATTTCTTTTTGAACGGCCGATATGTGAAGTCCAAAACCGCAATGGTCGCCATGGAGGAGGCCTTTAAGGGCAGTCTGATGGTTGGGCGTTTCCCCGCGTGCGTACTGCACCTGCAGGTGGACTTTTCCGCGGTGGATGTCAATGTACACCCAAGCAAAATAGAAATTCGCTTCATGAATGAAAAGCCTATCTTTGAAGCGGTATATCACGGTGTGAAAACCGCCCTACAGCAGGAGGACGCACCGAGCGTACTCAAGCTGAATCCGGCGCAGACACAGACCAAACCTGTACTGCTCAATGCGCCGGTTTCTCCGGTGCAGCAAGTGCCACTGATGCCTGTAAAGGGCGGTGTTCCTGCAGTACATGACAGTGCGACGTTTGAACGGCGTGAGGCACTGAAAACGCCTGAAAATACTGACGAATTTCCTGTGAAGCTAGAAACTTTACAGACTGAAAATTTGTTTGAAAAAGCACGCCAGTCGGATGAGCAGATTTTTGCCGAGAAAGGGAATCGCTTTACAGACAGAATTGAGTCAATGCCGCCACAGCTGCAGCCGGATGCGGTAACAGATTCCAAGCCACAGTTGGCGCAGAAATCTTTAAAAACGGATACGGAGGAAGCAGCAGACCCCGAACCATATTCCGCTCAGAATACAGACGAAGTACCGCTAAAGCTGGTGGGCGAAGCATTCAGCACGTACATCCTTGTTCAACAGGGGGACGATGAACTGCGCGTAATTGACAAGCACGCAGCGCACGAACGGATGCTTTATGAAAAACTAAAAGCAGAGGCGAGTGAGCCGGAGCAGCAGCTGCTGCTTGCGCCGGTAGCCGTTACCCTTTCCAAAGAAGAATATTCGGCGATATTGCAGAATCTGGAGGTGCTCGCAAAAGCTGGCTTTGAAGTTGAGGACTTTGGTTCCGGTACAGTGCTGGTTCGCAGCGTGCCGGTCATGCTGCAGGAGGATTTGCAGGCAGCGGTGGAGGAGATTGCCGGTTACCTTGCGGAGAGCCGCACCAGTATTTTAACGGAAAAGCTAGACTGGCTGTATCACAATATTGCCTGCCGCGCGGCTATCAAGGCGGGGGATGAGAGCACACCAATGGAACTTGCACAGTTGGTAACCCGTCTGGAAAAAGAGGATATTCGTTACTGCCCACACGGTCGTCCGGTGTCTATTGTGCTGAAGCGCAGGGACTTGGAGCATCAGTTCGGCAGAATCTAA
- the miaA gene encoding tRNA (adenosine(37)-N6)-dimethylallyltransferase MiaA, with amino-acid sequence MKRIPVAVVAGPTASGKTKLAVSLCKALDGEVISADSMQIYQGMQIASAKPTLEEMDGVPHHLLDFQPLGKPFSVADYVELAGKTVQNIHDAGKLPVIAGGTGLYIRSLLQGIDFAPQNADPAVRAELEAAEQREGIEPLYEELGRVDPQAAQAIHPNNKKRVIRALEMYRTTGRTMAENAALSRRKESPYEACFLCLAFRDRQKLYDRINQRVDSMLEAGLVQEAKEVFASCGPTAVQAIGYKELQPYFRGTCSLEAAAESIKRETRRYAKRQLTWFRREETAQWLWVDDYPDTAALAESALQKVQLFLKGCSL; translated from the coding sequence ATGAAAAGAATCCCCGTGGCAGTTGTTGCCGGGCCAACCGCATCCGGAAAAACAAAGCTTGCCGTTTCCTTGTGCAAAGCGCTTGACGGTGAGGTCATTTCTGCGGATTCCATGCAGATTTATCAGGGCATGCAGATTGCCAGTGCAAAACCTACCCTGGAAGAAATGGATGGCGTGCCGCACCATCTGTTGGATTTTCAGCCGCTGGGGAAGCCGTTCAGCGTTGCGGATTATGTGGAACTTGCAGGCAAAACGGTGCAGAACATTCACGATGCCGGAAAGCTGCCGGTAATCGCGGGCGGAACGGGTCTTTATATTCGCAGTCTGCTGCAGGGAATTGACTTTGCGCCGCAGAACGCCGATCCGGCAGTTCGCGCGGAACTTGAGGCAGCGGAACAGCGTGAAGGGATAGAGCCGCTTTATGAAGAGTTGGGGCGTGTTGACCCGCAGGCGGCGCAGGCAATTCATCCGAACAATAAAAAACGGGTTATCCGCGCATTGGAAATGTACCGTACAACCGGCCGCACTATGGCAGAGAATGCAGCACTTTCCCGCCGAAAAGAAAGTCCCTATGAAGCCTGCTTCCTCTGCCTTGCCTTTCGGGACAGGCAGAAGCTGTATGACCGCATTAATCAGCGTGTGGACAGCATGCTGGAAGCCGGATTAGTGCAGGAAGCAAAGGAAGTGTTTGCTTCCTGCGGCCCGACCGCGGTGCAGGCAATCGGCTATAAGGAACTGCAGCCGTATTTTCGCGGAACATGTTCGCTGGAAGCCGCGGCGGAGTCCATCAAACGGGAAACCCGCCGCTACGCTAAGCGGCAGCTGACGTGGTTTCGCAGGGAAGAAACCGCCCAGTGGCTTTGGGTGGATGATTATCCGGATACAGCAGCACTTGCTGAAAGTGCACTGCAAAAAGTACAGCTCTTTTTGAAAGGATGCAGCCTATGA
- a CDS encoding HlyD family efflux transporter periplasmic adaptor subunit produces MNMNSLWLKRIVSGTIAALILIFVGYQVYHANFVRQKTETALYKTAEESITVNGYAVRQEQLVTNDNGGVLQYDIEDGGKVDKGGTVAHAYKSVEDAGVLQKKERLTQELTSLQELASQGSYADANADNMDSLLNDQLLNVIQDAKDGDADISDSRLKLLSLLNQKQLAGGQVKNFSARISALQQQISALNSSGNGEELGKVSASASGYFTSKADGYESVFSYTNVKELFPENLADSVKPTAVPKNVVGKVCSQFNWYYACVVNAADAAKLKPDTSVKITFPFASSASANATVVRINQKTKTSSAAVILECNVMDSALANIRHETAKITINTYQGIQISQKTVHFEKVKQTVKQDGKEVEQVKTVEGVFVMYGIEMKFKQIVPLYSDGTYIYCDPNPDSSLLATSESVQLYDEVIIEGKGLSDGKIIE; encoded by the coding sequence ATGAACATGAACAGTCTGTGGCTGAAAAGAATTGTGTCAGGAACCATTGCGGCTTTGATTCTGATTTTTGTAGGATATCAGGTTTATCACGCGAATTTTGTGCGGCAGAAAACCGAAACGGCGCTGTACAAAACCGCCGAAGAATCCATTACTGTGAATGGCTACGCGGTTCGGCAGGAACAGCTGGTGACCAATGACAACGGCGGTGTGCTGCAGTACGATATTGAGGACGGCGGCAAGGTGGACAAAGGCGGCACAGTTGCACACGCCTACAAAAGTGTGGAGGATGCGGGTGTTCTGCAGAAAAAAGAACGCTTGACACAGGAACTGACCAGTCTGCAGGAACTTGCCAGCCAGGGGTCTTACGCGGATGCCAATGCAGATAATATGGATTCTCTGCTGAATGACCAGCTGCTCAATGTCATACAGGATGCCAAAGACGGGGATGCCGATATTTCCGATTCCCGGCTGAAACTGCTTTCTCTGCTGAATCAAAAGCAGCTTGCCGGCGGACAGGTTAAGAATTTTTCCGCACGCATCAGTGCTTTGCAGCAGCAGATTTCTGCCCTGAACTCCAGCGGTAACGGGGAGGAACTGGGCAAAGTCAGTGCGTCGGCCTCCGGCTACTTTACGAGCAAGGCAGACGGCTATGAGTCCGTTTTCAGCTATACAAATGTCAAGGAGCTGTTCCCGGAAAATCTGGCCGACTCTGTCAAACCGACGGCGGTGCCGAAAAATGTGGTCGGCAAGGTCTGCTCACAGTTTAACTGGTACTACGCCTGCGTGGTAAATGCCGCGGATGCCGCAAAACTGAAGCCGGACACCAGTGTAAAAATCACATTTCCATTTGCAAGTTCCGCTTCGGCAAATGCCACTGTGGTGCGCATTAACCAAAAAACAAAGACCTCAAGCGCGGCAGTTATTCTTGAGTGCAACGTAATGGACAGTGCACTGGCTAATATTCGCCACGAAACGGCGAAAATTACAATTAATACTTATCAGGGAATTCAAATCAGCCAGAAAACGGTTCATTTTGAAAAGGTCAAACAGACCGTAAAGCAGGATGGAAAAGAAGTTGAGCAGGTAAAAACCGTCGAGGGTGTTTTTGTTATGTACGGCATAGAAATGAAGTTTAAGCAGATTGTGCCGCTTTACAGTGATGGTACTTACATCTATTGCGACCCGAATCCGGATTCCAGCCTGCTGGCTACCAGTGAAAGCGTTCAGCTTTATGATGAAGTCATTATAGAAGGAAAGGGACTTTCTGATGGAAAAATCATTGAGTGA
- a CDS encoding YggS family pyridoxal phosphate-dependent enzyme: protein MEKSLSDEELQKRFQDVEENLKIVEENIAAAAECSGRRREDITLLAATKTVPVEVINHGIEAGIRCIGENRVQELTEKYDGYRKDLADVQFIGHLQTNKVKYLIGRVSMIQSIDSEKLAKEVSRLSVRDGLTTDILLEVNIGREENKSGVLPENLEELLGIVSKMPNVCVKGLMAIPPADAQPKETFAYFTKMRQYFVDISTKKIDNVNMQLLSMGMSADYPMAIEAGANMVRVGSALFGARDYSKK, encoded by the coding sequence ATGGAAAAATCATTGAGTGACGAAGAACTGCAGAAGCGTTTTCAGGATGTGGAAGAAAACCTGAAAATTGTAGAGGAGAACATTGCCGCTGCGGCAGAGTGTTCCGGCCGCAGGCGGGAGGACATTACCCTGCTGGCGGCAACGAAAACCGTGCCGGTGGAGGTCATCAACCACGGGATTGAGGCGGGCATCCGCTGTATTGGTGAAAACCGCGTGCAGGAGCTGACCGAAAAGTATGACGGCTACCGGAAAGACTTGGCGGATGTGCAGTTTATCGGCCACCTGCAGACTAACAAAGTGAAGTACCTGATTGGCCGCGTCAGTATGATTCAGAGCATTGACAGCGAAAAGCTGGCAAAGGAAGTTTCCCGGCTTTCCGTGCGTGACGGCCTTACCACCGATATTTTGCTGGAAGTGAATATCGGCAGGGAAGAAAACAAATCGGGCGTTTTGCCGGAAAATTTGGAAGAACTTCTCGGAATAGTTTCAAAGATGCCGAACGTCTGTGTGAAAGGGTTAATGGCAATTCCCCCCGCAGATGCACAGCCGAAAGAAACTTTTGCGTATTTCACTAAAATGCGTCAATATTTTGTTGACATAAGCACGAAAAAAATAGATAATGTTAATATGCAGCTTCTCTCAATGGGAATGTCCGCGGATTATCCAATGGCCATTGAGGCCGGCGCAAACATGGTTCGCGTGGGTTCCGCCCTGTTTGGAGCAAGAGATTATTCTAAAAAGTAA